Part of the Nostoc sp. ATCC 53789 genome, GCAGCCAAGATACCGCTAGTATCCAAAGCTACGCAACCTATGGTGTTGGGGCGATCAATCACTTCTTGATCTTCCTTCCACTGCTGCCATTGCTCCTCAGCTATTAAGTCTTCTTTTTTACACATTTCGGCACCGCAATCTCTAGCGAAGCGTTCTCCACCCCGCGCTACTAGCAGCCTGGGTTTTTCATCCATAATTTTTCGGGCAACCGAGATTGGATGACGTACACCCTGAACTGCTGCGATCGCTCCCCAACTTAAAGAGCCTTCCATAATCGCCGCGTCTAACTCCACTTCTCCGTCACTGTTGAGAGTTGCGCCAAGACCAGCGTTAAATGTCGGGTCAGCTTCCAAAACACGGGTAGCTGCTTCAACAGCTTCTACGGCAGTACCTCCACTGATTAGCACTGCCCAACCAGCTTCTACTGCTGCTGTACAGCCTGCATTGTTAGCTGCAACTTTGTCGTCTGTGATGGTTTTTGCTCCACCGTGGACAATGATGGTCGGTGTCATATAATTTCTTCCTGTTAGTATGAATTTTGTGGGACTGCAATCGCCTTCACGGGTTCGTCAATTAGTTGCAGCGATCGCAGGTGGTTCTGATTTAACTTGAGTAGCAACACAACGGATTCCCTGAACATTGCCATAAACTTTTTGCATAAAACTAACAATTTACAGTTTAGTTTTCAGATATCTATATTGTTATTTTTGTATTTTTTAATTTTGATTGAATCTACCAAGAGAAATAAGCAACTTAGCTAGATAATTATCTCAAAAGGAAGCTTTTCTAAAATGATTTATAGACCAATGAAGTATCAACCATGAAATTCTAAACATATAATGTTGCGCTGTGTGACGTAAAGCGTCTTGCCGCAGACGTATAGAGAACGCAGAGAGAAGGAAAAAATAAAAATTGCTTAAGTGAACTGTATGGCTTTATAGAGCCAAGATGATTCAGTGAACTAAATAGCATTTACGATAAAAAACGTAATATTCCATATTCTTCGTTTCACAAATAGGAAATAAACAGTGTTACCAAAAAAGACCACCGCTAGCAATCAAACTCAACGCTGGACATTTGCTCAACTTTTTGGACTGGTAAAACGTAATCCCCTGATGATTTCGCAGTGGGTGATCCTTTGGGTAGCTGTAGGTACTGCTGGTGGTCTATTCGCTGCGTTTTACTGGAATGTTTTAGAATTTTTAACTCACCATCTGCAACGATTTGAAGGTTTTAGCCTCCTGATAGTGATGCCACTCGCTGGTTTAGTTATCGGACTGGTGATTCATTTTCTGGGAAATCCCGGTGAAATCGCCGTAATTGTTGATAATATCCATTTTCGTGGCGGACGCTTAGATGTTCGCAAAAATCCCTCAATGATTCTTGCTTCTTTAATCAGCATATCGGCAGGCGGTAGTGCTGGGCCAGAAGCGCCACTAGTACAAGTAACAGGTTCTTTCGGTACTTGGGTTGCCGATCGCCTAAAACTCCAGGGTGAAGACCTCAGAACTTTGAGTTTAGCGGCGATGGCGGCTGGCTTCACAGCTTTGTTTGGCGCACCTCTTGGCGGTGCAATGTTCGCGTTGGAGATTTTGCACCATGAACATATTGTGGAATATTACGAAGCTTTGATGCCAGCCATTGTTTCAAGTTGCGCGAGTTATCTGGTATTTGCAGCAATTACACATTTGGGAATTGCACCCACTTGGCATTTTCCCCAGTACCACCTAGAAAAAATTGATGATTTTGCGATCGCGATCGTATTCGGAATCATTGGGGCGGTGGCGGGATGGATTTTTATGAGCATTTTTCGGGGCTGCGATTACTTGTTTGCTCGAATTCCTGGCCCCATTTATGTACGCACAACATTAGCAGGATTTGGGCTTGGCACTTTAGCAGCTTTATTACCCCTAACCCGTTATTTTGGACATGAAGAATTAGAGCCAGTCCTCACTACTAACTTTGGTGCTATTTTTCTCTTAACTCTTGCTCTTGGTAAAATGGCAGCCATTAGCATTACGGTAACAGGTGGGTGGCGCGGTGGATTCATCATCCCCCTGTTTTTCACTGGTGCTTGTATTGGTAAAGCAGTAGCAGTGTTAATTCCGGGGCTTAATCCCGCTCTTGCCATGATTTGTACAATGGCGGCCGTCAATGCAGCCGTAACGCGTACACCTATAAGTACAACTCTGCTGCTGTCAAAATTGACTAACTTAAGTCCTTTTACACCAATCCTTTTTGCCAGTTTAATTGGATTTTTTCTCTCGCCCAAAGTTCCTCTGATTGCATCTCAACTGAAGTCCCGGAGAGAAGCTACTGAATGAAAAGGTAGGTCGGCGAAATTAAAGCTAACTGGCTAAGGCTGTCATTTGTCCTTTGTCATTGGTCATTCGTAAGGATTTTAAGCCTACTTAGTTTTTTCACGCTAACTTACTTACCTGCAAAAGTGCGATCGCCTTTTGATTTTCCTCGTGAACGCTTGATTTTTAGGATGGCGATCGCTTCTTGTGTGTAACTTCGATTCTTTTGTTTACCAAAACTGTATTACTGACCCAGGAGTAATTTAGCCTAGTTTATACCTATTCCTCTTGCCATTATTGCTGCTAATAAAGGAATTAGGGTAAAACCAACCAATTCAATTCTAATGAGCCAGATGAGACGATTTAGTTTTAGGAATTCTAGCTTGGGTGCTTGCCCCTGTTGCAGACTTTTCACCCAACCAATGAAAGAAATAGTGGGATAGAGAGATAGCAAACCCACCACGATGAAAACCACAACTTTGGCGTAAAAAACTGGGTTGCTTAAATAGTAATCCGCGCCTTTACCAAAGTAGATAACACGCAAAATGCCTGTGACAAGAACGACAGTTGCTGATATGCCATATACTGCATCAGCTATGACAATCTTCCAAGCCTCATTTAAACTCAATTCTTTTTTTAAATTCAATGCTTCTGATACCAGAGCGCCAAAACACAACATGAAGCTTAAATAATGTAAGTACGCAACTATGGCACTTATCCACATATTATTTTTAGTTTTTGCTAGTTTACCAAAAAGGGGAAAAGAGGAAAGGGTAAGGGGGAAAGGAAAGGATAAAGAACTTTTCCCCACCAGAGACTTCTTGGCATTTGTGGGGAAAGGGGAAAGGAATAAAATTTCCCCTTTCCCTTTATTCCCCTTACCCTTTACCCTTTCCCCTTTCCCCCTTTCCCTTTCTTCATTGTTTTGATATTGCTTTTGATGCGAAAACTTTCATCATCAAGCTCAAATTAGCACTAAGACAACTAGCTAAAAAGTGACCAATAATTCAGATTTTCATTGACTACGAACCCACAATCATTAACAGGGGTTGTTACTGCATTCCCTGGTGATTCCAGCTTTGACTTGCAAAAATTGGCTGGCATCGGCTTTGTTGTGGCTAACGTTAAAAAGTTTGATGGTGTAGATGAATATAGGAATAATCGAGTCTTACTGTAACGGGTTTTTAGAAATTGTACCAGAGAGCGATTATTGGCAGATTGTAGCTATACACATCAATGGCCACGCCTACTGCCCTACTCCTCGGCTTTATCGTTCAGAAAAAGTAGCATTGGCAAAAGCTGCACAAATTTATGATTGGCTAGCTGATCGCGAAGGAGAAATTAGTGATGGGGCTTGTAATTGTTCTGAGTTGAAACTCATCTTATGGAAGCAAATGAAAGTATCTTAATTACCCTTGCGATCCAGAATTTCACTTTACAGCAGTTTTCATGTATTTGAACCACATCCGTCGTAGCGCAAGGCCTTGCGCCCCTACCGTATGGTCTATTTACCTGAAAATTTCTGTAAATTAGTCTGGGTGGCGATTTTCTCCAAAGTAGGGAGTACCTAAAGCTTTAGGAGGTGTAGATTTTCCCACTAATCCCACCAATGCCAATAAAGCGATCACATAAGGTAGCATGACTAAAAATTGGTAAGGGATATTTGCCCCTAATGCCTGAATTCGCAGTTGTAAAGCTTCTGTAGCCCCAAATAGCAAACAAGCCAAAGCACTACCTACAGGATGCCATCTGCCAAAAATTAATGCTGCGATCGCAATAAATCCTTTACCAGCACTCATCCCCTCGGCAAAAAATCTTACCTGTACCAGAGTTAAATAAGCACCTCCTAAACTCGCAAGACAGCCACTAATTACCACTGCGATATAACGGATAGTTTGTACCGAAATTCCAGCCGTGTCAGCAGCTTTCGGAGATTCACCCACTGCCCGCAATGTCAGCCCAAAGCTAGTTTTAAATAAAAGGTATGTAGTTAAAATAACTAAGATAAATAATAAATATACTAAAAAATCTGACTGAAATAGTAGCGGCCCGATTAGGGGAATATTGGCTAAACCAGGAATAATAATTGTCCCAATTCCAGGTAACTGCTGTGTACTACTGCCACTAAACACTAACCGGGCTAAAAACGATGTTAATCCAGCAGCGACGAGATTAATTGCTAGCCCAGATACCAATTGATCGACACGCAAAGTTACACACAAAACAGCATGGAGTAGTCCGACTAATCCCCCAGCAATCAAGGATGCAAGGATACCAAGCCAGGGATTGCCTGTGTAGAAAGTAGCCGCAGCACTGGTAAAAGCGCCTGTAAGCAACATCCCTTCTAAGGCGATATTTAACACGCCCGAACGTTCCGAGTACAATCCTCCAAGGGCTGCAAATGCTAGGGGGACGGCTAGACGTAAGGTAGCTATTAAGTAATCAGAGAAGAAGTTGAGATTATTCATGGAGTTATTTTTTAACGCAGAGGTTCGCAGAGGGAAGCGCAAAGTTTCGCAGAGTTTTCTGAGTTAAACTTTTGCGTCCCTTTGCGTTTTTACTCTTATTTCTCTTTCGACTGCGAAACTGATAGCAATAAATAACACCATAAACCCCTGAATCGCGTAAACCACAGTTACCGGCACGCCTGCACTACGCTGCATTACATTTGCACCACTGCGAAGGGCTGCAAAAAATAAAGAAGTTAAGACTACACCGACAACGCTACCACGACTTAAAAAAGCGATCGCAATGGCATCAAATCCATAACCTGGGGAAACTTGTTCAAATAGCCGATATTTTAACCCCATCACTTCACAACTCCCAGCTAACCCAGCTAAACCACCCGCAGCAGCCATCACCAGCATAATTGTATGTTCAACAGAGATGTGGGCATAACGGGCGGCAATGGGGTTAAATCCCACTGCCGTAATTTGATAACCTAGTGGCGATCGCACTAACAATACCCATAAAATACCTGCGGCAATTAAACCGAATAAAATCCCAGCATGGGCAAGGCTTTGCGGTAAGATAATCGGCAATTGGGCTGTTTTGGCAATTAATGGCGAATAAGGGCTAGGCGCACCTGTTGCCATTAATGGATTTTGGACGAGGTAGCTAACTAAATTCACTGCAATATAGTTGAGCAACAATGTAGTAATTACCTCATTCACTCCGCGTATAGCTTTGAGATAACCAGGAATCCAACCCCAAACTGCACCAAAAAGAAATCCTGCTAAAAGTGCTAAGGGGATATGAATCACCGCAGGTAATCCTTGCACGTATAACCCAATTAAAGTACTTCCCAACGCACCCAGATAAATTTGTCCTTCTCCACCGATATTAAATTGCCCAGCCCGCAATGCCACTAACACGCCTAAACTGGTGAATAATAGCGGTGTCATTTTGGTGAGGGCTCTGTCGATATTAATTCCAGGAGTCATGCAGCAGGCAACTACTGTTTTCTTGTGGACATCTAATCCCGCACAGTGAGTGTAGGTGACTTCCATCTTTCACCTCCATTAATGTTGTCACAGATGGCGTGATGTCCTTTCAAAAATGATTCTGCCTTACGTGTTTCCCACTCAGATTTGGGATATCACATTTCCTTGTGCCACTGGACATCTCGGTCTGTCTCTTGCTCAGGCTCACAGCACTACTGTCATTCCGACCTTTGTACCAACTACTTGAGCAAAATCTATCACATTTTCATTGTTTCTTGTGAGCGCAGCTCATGGAGTCTCTTGCAAAAGTTTTTTGTGATACAATCAGAAATTTACCAATTTGCGATTAAGACTTTAATTAGCAGTGAAATTTTGGAGAGCCAAATGACGAAAGTTACACTCTATATTGCAGCTAGTTTGGATGGTTATATTGCTCGCAGCGATGGCGGAATTGATTGGCTATCAATCCTTGATATAGAGGGAGAAGACTACGGTTATGCTGCTTTCTACGAATCCATTGATGCTATTGTTTTAGGCAGCAATACTTATGAAGTAGGGCTGGGTTTTGATGAATGGCCTTATCCGGGGAAGAAATCATTTGTTTTCACCAAACGCCATCTCCAATCTGACCGCGAGGACGTTGTATTTGTTTCTGATACAGTCAAGAACGCCTTGGCAAATATAGAGGCTCAAGGTTTTAAAAATATCTGGCTAGTTGGTGGCGGAGCATTAATCAATTCATTTCTTCAGCACAGCTTGATTGATGAATATATTATTTCAACTATTCCAACTATCTTAGGTAGCGGTATACAGCTTTTCCCACCGCCAACCCCTGAAGAAAAATTGGAACTGATTAACTCAAAACAATATTCTAGTGGTTTACTGCAATCATATTATAGGCGAAAAGGGAAGCTTTAAAAATCTATAATTCATAATTATGCTTCAAGTGGTGATAAGTCCGATACTCAAAACTTCGGGAAATTTAAACACCACCTGAAGCGTCAATACCGTTATTAAATATCCGGTAAAAAGCCTTGTTAATTACGAATTAAGTTTAAACAACCTCAAGAAGCTTCTGAACAGCTTCGCTAAACTGCTCGTAAGGAGAAACTCCCACAATGGTTTCTGCTAAAATGCCATCTTTGAAAATTAAAACTGCTGGAATACTGCGAAGACCGAATTTTTTGAAAATCGGCTTATTCCTATCAACGTCTACCTTAACAACTTTGGCGCGGCCTTTGTATTCTTCAGCAAGTTGCTCCATCAAAGGACTGACCAACCGACAGGGGCCACACCAAGTAGCAGTAAAATCAACAACAACAACTTTCTCTTCACTTCCATTTAAAACAACATCAAATTCACTTTCTTCAAGATAAGCAACTATCTGAGTATCAGCAGACATTTTTTAATTCCTTACTATTAAACTAAAATTGCAGCAAAAATCTCACTATACAAACTATACCTTCTTCTGTCCGTCAGGTTCACCAGCCACCTGTATTGGCACCCTGCTACTGAGCAAAAGTCAGTAGCAGGGATTTAATAATCTTACATTTGGTGCGTAGGCGTAGCCCGTCGTAGAAATCGCACCTACCAACCTACCTAATCCAAAAACCTCACACCTTCAGGATGTAGAAGATGTAGAAGCATCATCTCGATCAAACAGTTCTAACAACCCAATAGTGCCTACAAAAAAAGTATAAGTGGCATATTGTATTGGCATCTTTTTTCTTGAAGGTGCATAAAAAGCTGCTATAATACCTTCGATAAAATGGCACGTCATGGCAAAACGCTCAATCCAAAAAATTGGATTAAGGCTGCTGGGAATATTACTATTAGTTATTAATGCATAAATATGCCATGATTCTAATCCAATTGCGCTGGATATAAGAACTGTAGATATAATTTTTACCATTGCAAAAAATTTTCTTTTTATAAGTTTTAAGTTCATGCTATTCACAAAACAATCGTTGAAAATTCTCTACAAGACTCGATGAAGTAACAGATAAGTTTATCTGTGATAACCTACGCAAAAAATATCTCAAACTCTTATTTCTCGGTGTTCTCTGTGCCTAGCTTTTCTGTTACTCATGCATAAATCTTATGTGTGTCATCTAAAATTCACCTTAAGTCAACCAATCTTATATCATGATTTACATTTTTGTAAAAGCCCCTCAAAAAATGGACATGGTGTATTAAGTCTGCCATACCCATAAACACTATGAGTAATGAAAATTAATTTACCAGATATTTAAAAAATGATAAAAGTGTGGAATAATGCATTGGTGATAAATTTAGTCGAAATAAGAGTCATAGGTCAAGAGCCAGAATGGGCTAAACGTCTCCGCCTTGACTTCTGAATTCTTCTTCAATCCCCCTCTAGCTATTGATAAAAAATGTAAACCTATGATTGCTCAACATTACAACTCAATTCATGTTGAAAACGACTTGCTTCAACAAATCCAAATTAAAGAAAATCAGTTAAGAATTGCCCAAGAATCTAATATGATCCATGTAGTAGAAGCACTACAGAGTCAGTTATTAAAGTTGCAGTGTCAATTATCAGAGCCGCAAGACGTTGAAGTTCAAGCATTGATGAGTTTGCTAGACGATTAAAATTGTACCTTTTTGTTACAAAGGTTATTTGAAACACAAAAACTCTGTTTATGGAAAGCAGAGCCTAGTTATTATGATGCCTGAAAGTGCGATTTATGTGCTATGGCTCAAAGCTATCTAAGGTATCAGTATCATAAAATCACAATACTTCCGACTTAGATAACATACAGAACTCAGATTTGATTTTACGAAGCTAGGTAGAACTCAAAGAAGCTTTTTTTCTGTTGCCTCTTGCCTACCCACGCCGTGCGAATAGAAATCAAAGCTGAATGCTATATTAGGGTTTTTGCTGCGTAGGTGGTCTTTTAATCTGCTGTACTGACTCAATCTTTAGAACAGGTTTAATTGAGCGCAGTTGCCTTTGCCTAAGAATTTGAATTTCTCTCTCAATCGAATCTTTTCCTTGTCTAAAAAAGTCTTGAGAATTATATGGAACTAAGTCACGGGACAAACTTTGAGCTTGTGCAGGAGTCAAACTAGGAAGGGGTTGTTCAGCATTGGCAGAAGTTTGTACAGCCAGCAAAAAAGCTGCTGAAATCAGCAAGAGTTGGCTTTTTATACATCTGGTTAATATTAGGTTTAACATGATTGATACATCTGTTGTGTAACTGCTACTTCAAACCATCTTCTGTTGGTCTTACTATAAGCAAGCTACACTTATTGGCTTGTTAATTACCTCCCGCAAATGGGTGAATTAATCAGTTAAACTACCCAGCCCTCTCAATATTGACAAATAGTACACTATGTGAGTTTTCTAAGAAGGTAAGACTAAAACTGCACTTAAGCGCTTATGTTATCTCCCCTATTTGATGCTTTTGTAGAGGCAAGCCCCGTCAGTGTAATGATGCGAGTCCTAATGGAAAACATTTTTAATTCCTCGCGAATGAATCAAATATTTGATACATCAAGCGTTCGCCAATACTCTCAAGAGCTACTGTTTTCGACTCAGGTGGATTTGATGAGTCTAGTAGTGTGTGGGATGTATCCCTCGGTTCATGCAGCCTATCAGAAGAAGGCAGTGGAGGTAAGTGTCAGCGCCACAGCGTTATACAACAAACTGCAACGGATTGAACTGCCTGTAAGTCGGGCATTAGTGCATGAGACAGCATCTGACCTCCAGCAGTTGCTGTTGATGTTGAATGTGGAACGCCCCAGTCCTCTAGGAAAACAATATCGGTTGCGGATTGTAGATGGCAGTTGTTTAGCCGGAACCGAACGCAGACTAGCAGCGCTGCGCCCCCATGCAGCCAAACCATTACCCGGAAAAACAATCGCCATTCTCGACCCAGGGACAAAACTGGTGGTTGATGTGATTCCTTGTGAAGACGGTCATTCCCAAGAACGCTCCAAGTTTCATCAGGTTTTGGCACAAGTGCAACCCCAACAGGTATGGATTGCAGACCGTAACTTTTGTACCGCAGGATTTCTCCATACTATTGCCAAACTTGGAGCGTTTTTTGTGATTCGTCAACACGGGGGTTTAGGATACGAGCCTTTTGGTGAGTTACAAGCTGTTGGGTTGTGCCAAACAGGAACTGTGTTTGAACAACAGGTGGAAATTGTCCATGAGGGAGGGACTTTTCGGTGTCGCCGTATCGTAGTTAAGTTGACTCGTCCCACCCGTGACCAAGAGTGGGAAATTGCCATTTTTACCAACTTACCACCCACTGACGCAGACGGCATTCTGGTGGCACAACTCTATCAAGGGCGGTGGAGTGTGGAAACTTTATTCCAAACTGTGACCCAAAACTTTCATGGAGAAATTGAAACCCTAGCTTATCCTAAAGCTGCCTTATTCTCCTACTGCATGGCACTGTCAGCCTACAACCTTTTAGCGACACTTAAAGCAGTTCTTGGCAGTGTACATGGGGTAGACAAAATCGATATTGGGCTATCCGATTTTTACCTAGTAGATGATATCCATTCCATCTATCGGGGCATGATGATTGCTATTCCTCCGGTTCATTGGCAATTCTTTGAGGAGTTTACCAACATTCAGATGGTAGACGTTCTCCAGCATCTAGCAACCAAAGTACATCTCAAATCTTTTCGCAAACACCCCAGAAGTCCCAAAAAG contains:
- a CDS encoding isoaspartyl peptidase/L-asparaginase family protein; the encoded protein is MTPTIIVHGGAKTITDDKVAANNAGCTAAVEAGWAVLISGGTAVEAVEAATRVLEADPTFNAGLGATLNSDGEVELDAAIMEGSLSWGAIAAVQGVRHPISVARKIMDEKPRLLVARGGERFARDCGAEMCKKEDLIAEEQWQQWKEDQEVIDRPNTIGCVALDTSGILAAGTSTGGTTKQQQGRVGDTAIVGCGLYADNKFGGCSTTGDGESIIPVVLAKTAIDFLTGDRHPDEAAQMAIDALVSKVKGEAGCILIDRQGRVGWAYNSSHMACAYMTAGQDKVAAFTKK
- a CDS encoding chloride channel protein, with translation MLPKKTTASNQTQRWTFAQLFGLVKRNPLMISQWVILWVAVGTAGGLFAAFYWNVLEFLTHHLQRFEGFSLLIVMPLAGLVIGLVIHFLGNPGEIAVIVDNIHFRGGRLDVRKNPSMILASLISISAGGSAGPEAPLVQVTGSFGTWVADRLKLQGEDLRTLSLAAMAAGFTALFGAPLGGAMFALEILHHEHIVEYYEALMPAIVSSCASYLVFAAITHLGIAPTWHFPQYHLEKIDDFAIAIVFGIIGAVAGWIFMSIFRGCDYLFARIPGPIYVRTTLAGFGLGTLAALLPLTRYFGHEELEPVLTTNFGAIFLLTLALGKMAAISITVTGGWRGGFIIPLFFTGACIGKAVAVLIPGLNPALAMICTMAAVNAAVTRTPISTTLLLSKLTNLSPFTPILFASLIGFFLSPKVPLIASQLKSRREATE
- a CDS encoding DUF2214 family protein produces the protein MWISAIVAYLHYLSFMLCFGALVSEALNLKKELSLNEAWKIVIADAVYGISATVVLVTGILRVIYFGKGADYYLSNPVFYAKVVVFIVVGLLSLYPTISFIGWVKSLQQGQAPKLEFLKLNRLIWLIRIELVGFTLIPLLAAIMARGIGIN
- a CDS encoding ABC transporter permease, with the translated sequence MNNLNFFSDYLIATLRLAVPLAFAALGGLYSERSGVLNIALEGMLLTGAFTSAAATFYTGNPWLGILASLIAGGLVGLLHAVLCVTLRVDQLVSGLAINLVAAGLTSFLARLVFSGSSTQQLPGIGTIIIPGLANIPLIGPLLFQSDFLVYLLFILVILTTYLLFKTSFGLTLRAVGESPKAADTAGISVQTIRYIAVVISGCLASLGGAYLTLVQVRFFAEGMSAGKGFIAIAALIFGRWHPVGSALACLLFGATEALQLRIQALGANIPYQFLVMLPYVIALLALVGLVGKSTPPKALGTPYFGENRHPD
- a CDS encoding ABC transporter permease, giving the protein MEVTYTHCAGLDVHKKTVVACCMTPGINIDRALTKMTPLLFTSLGVLVALRAGQFNIGGEGQIYLGALGSTLIGLYVQGLPAVIHIPLALLAGFLFGAVWGWIPGYLKAIRGVNEVITTLLLNYIAVNLVSYLVQNPLMATGAPSPYSPLIAKTAQLPIILPQSLAHAGILFGLIAAGILWVLLVRSPLGYQITAVGFNPIAARYAHISVEHTIMLVMAAAGGLAGLAGSCEVMGLKYRLFEQVSPGYGFDAIAIAFLSRGSVVGVVLTSLFFAALRSGANVMQRSAGVPVTVVYAIQGFMVLFIAISFAVEREIRVKTQRDAKV
- a CDS encoding dihydrofolate reductase family protein, translating into MTKVTLYIAASLDGYIARSDGGIDWLSILDIEGEDYGYAAFYESIDAIVLGSNTYEVGLGFDEWPYPGKKSFVFTKRHLQSDREDVVFVSDTVKNALANIEAQGFKNIWLVGGGALINSFLQHSLIDEYIISTIPTILGSGIQLFPPPTPEEKLELINSKQYSSGLLQSYYRRKGKL
- the trxA gene encoding thioredoxin, translating into MSADTQIVAYLEESEFDVVLNGSEEKVVVVDFTATWCGPCRLVSPLMEQLAEEYKGRAKVVKVDVDRNKPIFKKFGLRSIPAVLIFKDGILAETIVGVSPYEQFSEAVQKLLEVV
- a CDS encoding transposase, whose translation is MNQIFDTSSVRQYSQELLFSTQVDLMSLVVCGMYPSVHAAYQKKAVEVSVSATALYNKLQRIELPVSRALVHETASDLQQLLLMLNVERPSPLGKQYRLRIVDGSCLAGTERRLAALRPHAAKPLPGKTIAILDPGTKLVVDVIPCEDGHSQERSKFHQVLAQVQPQQVWIADRNFCTAGFLHTIAKLGAFFVIRQHGGLGYEPFGELQAVGLCQTGTVFEQQVEIVHEGGTFRCRRIVVKLTRPTRDQEWEIAIFTNLPPTDADGILVAQLYQGRWSVETLFQTVTQNFHGEIETLAYPKAALFSYCMALSAYNLLATLKAVLGSVHGVDKIDIGLSDFYLVDDIHSIYRGMMIAIPPVHWQFFEEFTNIQMVDVLQHLATKVHLKSFRKHPRSPKKKRPPLSVDGKHSHCSTTRKLKQYKAALDAIP